From Solibaculum mannosilyticum:
CTACACAACCGCTCCCCTTATCGTGCAGGCATTTGAAAACCTATCTCTGGAATTGGGCAATGAACCCGACTCCTTGCTGCACTACTGTTTAAAAGAAAGCTCCTTTGAGGACCGTTATACCGCCCTCACTGCGGCAATGGATCTCTTGGGCAGTGAAGCTCAGGATTTTTGCGAAAGTTATTTGGTTGGGGTCGATATCCCCCCGCTGTGGGAATTGAAAGCTTATCAGCCTTCCTCTGAGGATGTTCTGGAATCCCTCAATTATATTGAAGTCCTGCTGGGCAGCTGGCAGAAAAAAGAAAACAGCGACTATCCTACCCACATCGTATCAGAAGACGAACTGGAAGAGGCTATGAGCACCATAGACGATCATGATATTTCACTGCTGTCATCTGAAATGGAACAGAGTTTGAAGGAGTACTGTCCGGAAGTCTATGCGCTGGTCGCAGACTACTACAATCAGGCAACGGAACAGGGATTTGAGTTGGACGACAAAGACTTACGTTTTAAAATGTATGGAGAGGAATCTGTATATAACTGATTTGAAAAAGCTGTATTTTTATATCGTCTCTTTACACAATCTTTGTAAACGGAGTAAATAAAAGAAGGAACCTGGATTCAATCGAAGGATGGATCCAGGTTCCTTCTTTGTTTTATCATACAAGCATTGCTTCCTTCGGAATCTCTCTTACTAAATTGCCATCGGGATCAAAGCAGTAAATATTATCTTGCCGAACACCTACAATCATAACATTATCTGCTGCGTGACAAAGGCATTATGCAAACTGGCTATAATATAAATCAGCATAAGCGCCTTTTGCCTTTAACAAGGTTTCATGCGTCCCTTGCTCAACAATATTTCCGTTTTGCATGAATAGGATCAAATCAGCGTCTATAATAGTTGAAAGCCTGTGAGCGATTACAAAGCTCGTTCTATTCTTCATCAGGTCTTTCATCGCTTTGCCGATCTCAATTTCTGTTCGTGTATCGACGCTGGAAGTTGCTTCGTCCAAAATGATAACCGCCGGATCGCAAAGAAAAACTCTAGCTATGGTTAGAAGCTGCCTCTGACCGATAGATATATTTTCCGCGTCGTTACTTAAAACTGTATCATATCCGTGTGACATAGTGCGTACAAAAAAATCTACTCTGGCCGCTTTTGCCGCCGCTACAATTTCTTCACGGGTAGCATCCGGCTTGCTGTAAGCGATATTTTCCGCTATCGTGCCGCCAAACAACCATGTGTCTTGCAATACCATTCCAAAATTACTTCTCAAATTAGAACGGGTCATATCCTTTATGTTGGTTCCGTCTAAAGTGATTTTTCCGCCGTTTAATTCGTAAAACCTCATAAGCAGATTGATAAGCGTTGTCTTTCCGGCTCCCGTGCTGCCGACGATTGCAACTTTTTGTCCCGGCTTTACAGAAAAGTTGATATTGTGCATTAAGATTTTATCAGGCGTGTATCCAAACCGGACATTCTGAAATTCTACAGTTCCTTTCGCCTGATCTACAACAGAGGGTAGAGCAGGTTCCGACGAAAGTTCTTCCTCGTCCAGCAACTTATAAATTCGTTCCAGAGAGGCTAAAGCAGATTGCATACTATTCACCATGTAGGCTGCTTCCGTAAGCGGCTCCGAAGCCTGATTTGCATATTGGAAAAATGCCTGAAATACACCAACGGTCAATCTTCCTTCCAACAGCATTTTCCCTGCCAGTACCGCTATCAGCACTTGACCAAAACGGTTAATCAGGCGGATTACCGGATTGATTGCATTTATCATAAAGTCCGCTTTTTTGGTAGCCTCGGCCAGTTCTTCCGTGGCCTTGTGCATATTTTCAGAGCTGTTTTCCTCCTGATTAAATGCTTTTATGATAACTCGCCCACTGTATGCTTCTTCCACCTGTGCGGTTACATTGCTTACACACTGTTGCCGTTTCATGGCAGATTTCAGCGTTTTTGCAGATACAAAATTAGTAGCTATCAGTGCAATTCCTGTAAATACCAGGAAAACAAGCGTCAATAAAATACTAAAGCGGAACATCATAACCAGAGATCCGACAACCATTCCGACGGCTGTAAACAGTTTTAACATTCCTGTTTGCAGGGCTTCCGATGTTTTATCTAAGTCATTCACTGTCCGGCTAAGAATTGCCCCTGTTTTCGTGCGGTCAAAGAAAGAGAGGGGAAGCCGGTTTAGCTTTTCGCTGATTTCTGTTCGCAGCCGCAGATTAAGGTCTTCCGCAAAGCTGGACATAAGGAATGATTGAAGCGTGTAAAACAATGCCGTCGCCAGATAGATCAGCAACAAGAAAACAATATCCCGGCCACCCGTCGCCCATGTAACTTGAAATGCTGCGCCGGTTGTAATGGTTTCTTTAATGCTGTTCCAAAGCAGATCTACAATATGCGCGCTATACAGAGGAGCAATAATAGAGAGAAAGGTATAAAGGACTACCGACGCAAGTACAACTGCTAACCGCTTATGCTGCTCGCTCGCGGAACGCCACAACCTTTTTACTGTTTGCCATGCATGGTCCGGCGTTTCAAAGTCCATTTCATCTGCGAAAATTTCTGCATTGTTGTTCTCACTCATGGTTTACATCCCCTTTCATTTGAGATTTTGCAATGTCCTGATAGACGGGGCAAGTCTGCATTAAGAAATCATGGCTGCCAATCCCAACAACCCGTCCTTCTTCCAAAACAATAATCTGCTCTGCATTCATAATTGTGCTGATCCGCTGGGCGATAATCAGCACCGCCGCGTCTTTTACTTCATCTGCAAGGGCTTTCCGTAACGCTGCGTCAGTCTTAAAGTCCAAAGCGGAAAAGCTATCGTCAAAAATATAAAGATCAGCTTTCTTTGCCAACGCCCTCGCAATCGAAAGACGCTGTTTTTGCCCGCCTGAAAAGTTTGTGCCGCCCTGTGATACGCGGGAGTAAAGGCCATCGGGGAGATCATAAACAAATTCGGATTGTGCAACCGATAAAGCATGTTTCATCTGTAGTTCTGTTGCCCGGTCATTTCCGTGCCGTAGATTATCGGCAATCGTACCGGAAAACAGCCATGTCTTTTGCGGCACATAAGAAATGTGATCCCTTAATTCCTTCTGCGTCATGTTCCGAATGTCCTTGCCATTCAGAAGGACAGAACCGGAAGTAACATCGTGAAACCGTAAAATCAATTTTGCAATCGTAGATTTCCCGCTGCCAGTGCTGCCGATAATCGCAGTCGTTTCCCCTCTTTTGCAAGTAAAATCCAAGTTCTCTAAGGTGTTCTCGTCTGCGTCTGCGAAGCGGAAACCTGCGTTATTGAACCGTATCACGTCTTTTATTTGTTTTGGGCTATTGTCAACAGACGCAATCCCATCTTGAATCTCCGGCGTAAGATGCAGTACATCTGAAATTCTCCGAACACAAATCATAGCACGGGGTATTAAAATCATCACCATTTGGGCCATAATGATGTAAAAAAGGATCATCATAGCATATTGTGTCAGGGCGGTAATATCGCCAATTTCCATAAATCCCGCGCCGATCCGGTTCCCGCCCAGCCAAAGAATGACGACAATTATCAGATTGATTGCAAACAGGGCAATACTCTCTAAGCCAGCGAACAGACGGTTTGCGCTGATTGCTGCCTCCGCGTAATCCTCAAAAGATTTCCTCATGCGCTTTTCTTCATACTTTTCTTTGTTAAAAGCGCGGATAACACGAACACCCGTAACATTTTCCCGAAGAACAATATTCATCCGATCAAGAAATTTTTGCAGCTTGTCAAAAATCCACGAGGCTTTTCGAGTGACAAAGATTGCCAGAAGCAAAATGAAAACGGTCGCCCCCACCAGCAGGAAGCCCATCATGGTATCAATCGAAAACGCCATAACAATTCCCATAATACAGACTGCGGGAACAGGCAGTACCATTTGGATAAACCATACAACGCCCTGTTGAACGACATTTACATCGTTCAGTGTGCGGGTAATCATAGAGCCGGTTCCAAACTGTTCAAAGTCATAAGAGGAAAAGGCAAGCGACTTGTCATAAAGTGCGTTCCGCATATCCCGACCAATTTTAGAAGAAAGGTCTGCGGCAAAATAGCTCCCCAGCAGTGCTCCCAAGCTGGTAATGACGGTTACGATTAGCATAAGTATTCCGCTGCGGATCAGATAATCCATATTTTCACCGTTTATACCAGCGTTTATCATATCCGCTGTGATGGTCGGAATTAACAAGCCGCCCGCAACATCTAAAAACATAACAAGTAATGTAACAAAGCTTAGCCATTTATACGGTTTTATGAACCGCATAATTGTTTTCATTCTGTATTCCCTCCTAAATATGATAATCTTATCGGAAAATACAATCAAAGCTCATTTAATTTTGTCCTCAAACTTTCCATATAAATATTTGCCAAACGCAAAAGTTCCTTTTGTTCTTCCTGTTTCAGAGCGGTAAAGGCCGCATTTTCTTTTTGGACTACTGGCACAATATACTTTTCGACAAACTGTTTTCCAGCCTCGGTTAAAAAAATATGCTTATCCCGGCCAACTCCCTGTTTGAGATAAATATATCCTTCCTGTACCAGCTTCCGAATAGAAGAATTAACTGTCTGTTTATTTGCAAAAAATTCATAGCAAATATCCTTTTGCAGACAGCCGTCACCTAAATCGTAGAGAGTATAAAAGATAGAAAAGGCACTGTCTGAAATCCCCATCTTTGAAGCTACTTTGTGGTATAGTTCGTTGCACTCTTTGTTGATCTTGTTAAAGTCCATCAACAGTTCGTTTAGTTTTTCCTGCACGGTCTTACCTCCCTTAGTATGTTTTCATACTCGAATAACAGGATTATAGTATGAAATCATACTCATGTCAAGGACATTTTCATACTTATTTGTAAATATTCTTTGAAAAACAAAAAAGACGGGGCGTAGTAGTCTTTTAACTGCCGCAACTCGACTTCCATCCAGGAAACGGTAACAACAAGACAGGTCAGCTTAGTGATCTACTAAGCTGACCTGTCTTGTTTTCGGATAACAGTTAGGTACCGTTGAGGAAACCACAACGCGCACAAACCTTCGGCTGGAAAATGAAATCGGTTCCACAGTGCAGCTGCTCCTTGAGAACCAGGTGACTAACAATTTCAAACTGGATAAGTTGCCACCCATGGAAGAGAAGCTGGACGATCTCCGATCCCCTATATAGGTTATTGAAGGTGTTGTCACTGGCCACCAGTAAGACGATTAAAATATTTCCTTTGAAAGCCGGCGATCTTCTTTTGATTTACAATTTATTAATAAATAATTCAATAAATATTGATAACCCATCTTTTATATGATAATATTCAATAGATAATATTTTTATTTTTGAAATATATTGTAATTATTAAGCCGAGCAGAAAGAGATATTCAACAATAAAATTAACTAAATACCTAAAATTTAGATATATTGACGCATAGGACTATTTCGGTACAGGCTAAAGACTCAGCTGGATGCTGAGTCCTTTTTCAACCATCTATTGCAATAGGGGGTACTGGCAATGATGATATAAAAATTATGCTTAAAAATGGTGTGGGATGACCGATCGAGGAGAAAAAACTTACATTGGATTTGTATGAGGAGGTAGAACAATGAAAATCAACAAATGGATCCGATCTGTGGCTTTGACATTGGCGTTCCTGCTTGCGGCGCAGGTTTCGCCGATCCAACCTTTTGCCCAAGAGGCTGCGGCAAATATCCAAGCATTGCAGCAACAGCATCAGTTTTGGGAGGAACAGCCCGAAACATCTCCTTCGGAGATTTCACCACAGGATATCGTGGGTGAGATCGTAGAGAAACGGGAACCCAATGTCAAACATTTCTTATTGGAGAGCGGCCAAATTATCGCCGCAACCTATCCTCAAACAGTGCATGAACTGGTAGATGGCCAGTGGCAGGAAATCGACAACTCCCTTGAGAAAGAACCTCTCACCAGATCCAGCAACGGGGATCAGGAAATTTCCAACCAGGCAGCTGGATTCCGGGTATCCTTTTCCGAGGGGGAAGGAAATAAACTGATTGAGCTTCAAAAGGAATCCTCCAGCATCTCTTGGAACCTTCAGGACGCAGGACAAAAGAATTTGACCATTTCACAGCCGGACGGTACGGAGCCATCCAATCCATTTGCGGTAAAAGATGTAAAGTCCTCCGGTACTTATCAAGATATTTTACCGGGGACAGATATTGAGTATATCCTCAACGGGACCACCATCAAGGAAAACATTGTCGTTGAGAACCTTTCCAGCATTCGCAGCTACCAGTTTGACCTAGAGTGTCAGAACGCCAGCGCCGTCTTAAATGAAGATAAAAGCATTACTTTCTTAGATGGACAGGGAAACATCATTTTTTCCATGCAGGCTCCTGTTATGTACGACGCTGTGGGAGAATACAGCGACGCAGTTGAGGTAAAGCTTACCCCATCGGAAAACGGCTATCGCTACGAACTCATTCCGGATGGTGGATGGATGTCCGAACCGGAGCGCGTCTATCCCATCACCATCGATCCCACCGTGGAAACAGAACAAGATACCAAAGGTGTACAATCTACTTATATCAAAGAGAGTATGCCCACCACAAAACTTCGCAATGAAGCTCGTATTTGGGTGGGGTCAGCCAGCGCTAAGATTCCGGCTGCCTGCCGTGCTCTTATTAAAGTTACTCTTCCCACATTAACACCTGCCGATTTTGTCACATCCACCTATTTACAACTGACCCCCATCGCTACCCACTATTTAGGCTGGAACAGCGACGGCATTGAAAACTACTATTTCACCGCCCACCGTGTTACAAGCGACTGGGATCCTTCTACCGTCACCTGGAACACACAGCCTGAATTTGATCCCAGTGTTGTGGACTACAAAATGGCACGTATCAACAACTACGACTATAATTTTAACATCACTGAGATCGCTAAAGAATGGTACAATACAGGCGTCAACACCGGATTGGAATTGCAGCTCAATCAGGAAGAAGGATTCTGTTTCTTTGGCGAATTCGGAGCTGATTCCACTATGAATGATGATCCTGAGAGCTATCCTATTTTATATATCACATACATGAATACCGCCGGCATGGAAAACTTCTGGACCTATCAAACTACTAGCGCCGGAGAAGCAGGTTCCGCCTTTGTCCAGAACCATACCGGTCACCTTACCTATGCTCATGATGATTTGGGCTTAGGTGGAAACATTATGCCGGTTGCCATCAGCCATGTATACAATTCCACTTATAAAGACGAAAATATAGGTTACGGCCTCGGTTGGCAGACCAATTACGACCAGACTATTAAACTCGAAACTATTGGGGATCGGAAATACTATATCTATCGGGATTCCGACGGAACCAAACATTCCTTTGATGCAACGGAATCAAAAGATGAATATGAAGATAGCTCCGGCTTGGAACTCAAATTAAAAATCGACACGGGCAGCAGCGACGCCCGTTATGTTATCACGGATCAAGACGACAACAAACTGAATTTTGATCAAAACGGCGCCTTAAAAACGGTATGCAATGCTAGGGATCAAAAAATCACCATAAGCCGCGATTCCGCAGGAAAAATCCAAAGCATTGCCGACGGTACCAACCGCATCTTCACATTTGCCTACGATGGTGGAAATCTTTCCTCCATCACGACCCCCGATGGTCGTCAGCAACGTATGAGCTACACCGATAACCAATTGACCGGCATCGGCTATGATGATACCACCTCAAACGACGACTCAAAATTCACCTACGGCGAGCATGGCCTTATATCTGCCCAATCCCGGTTTGGCGACCGGGTGGATATGACCTACAATGCCAATGGCAACGTCATTTTGTTGGAAGGAAGCTATGTCAACGAAGGGACGGCAAATAAGTTCTCCCAGCTCACCTTTGATTATTCTATCAAGGAAACTAAGGTAACCGATCACAAGGGACGGAAAAGCACCTATCAGTTTAATGAATTCGGCAATACCAAATGTATCTACAACGACGAAGGACAGGCTCAATTTTACAAATATTATGCGCCTAACGATATCAACCCAGATGGAAATGGTGAGCCTTATGGCCAAAACAGGATGGAAATGGCATCCGATATGCAAAAGGTCTCTTGCAATCTTTTGCAAAACAACAGCTTTGAAGAGGACGGGCATTGGAATGGAGGAAACTTCTCTACAGAAGATGCTTATGAAGGCAAGCGTTCTTATTGTCTGACAGGCAGTGACAGCGGAGAAGTAACCGCCGTCCAATATCTGGAGCTCAACAAAGGTGATACATACGTTTTTTCCTCCTATGTGAAAAATGAAGAGGGGGATGGCGAATCCTCTACTGCCGGCCTCTCAATGGAATATAAAAATGCATCGGGAGCAATCGTATCTTCTCCCATTTCTACTGTAGAAAAAGGAAACGGATGGCAGCGCATCTCGGCTACCATCACCCTTCCCTCCGACGCATCTGGACGTATGGTTAACCTGGTCCTCCACAAGCGAGGAACGGGCAATGCCTATTTTGACTGTGTCCAAGTGGAAGAGGGGTCTGTGCCCAACCGATTTAATTTAATCGAAAATCCTGACTTTTATCATTACACTGGTGGAACCCCCTGGCATTGGGACAACTCCCATGGATATGGCATGGGCTGGATGGACGGCCAGATGGAAATGGGAATGACGGGCAACTGCTATTGTATGGAAGGCACCCCGAATTTAGATTGCCAGGCCTATGATACTGTTTACGTCAAAGGCGAGGAGGGCACCACTCTCAACTATGGCGGATGGATTTTAGCCGATTCCGCCCCGGAGTTGCATGGCGAGGCGGCTGAACTCAACGATATCACCTGCTTGGTGCGCATCGAGCTCTACAGCGGCGACAGTAAAGTTCAATCCCAGGAAGTCGACGCCAACACCTTCTGTGACGAATGGCAGTTTGTGGGCGATACCATCATAGCCAAACAGTCTTTCGACAGCGTTAAAGTGATTTTTGAGTACAAAAACAACGTCAACCGTATTTACATCGACGGAGCCTTTTTGTACAAGGACTACTTTGGTCAAAGCTACCGCTACGACGAGGATGGAAACGTCATCTCCACCACCGCTTACGACAAACAGGAATCCACTTTTGAGTACGATACCGACAACGACATGGTCAAAAGCACGGATCCCAAAGGCGCTTCTTATACCTATCAGTACAATGACTACCATCAGCCTGAAGTCGCTACCTCAGCGGAAGGCATCGATTATTCCTACTACTACGATCAAAACGGCAACATTGCCCAGTCGCAAAAGACTTCCAGAACTTCCAATACAACCGGGTCAGCTGTTTATACCGAGGATGGGCAGTATCTGACGTCCCAGTCCGACGTATTTGGGAATACCGTCAGCTATACTTACAATGACGATGGTACTGTCCACACCGTCACCGATGCCAAAGGCGTTGTTACTACTTATACCTATGATGATTTAAAACGCGTCATCCGTGTAGAAACCACAAACGGTGACGAGTCTCTAGACAACCAATATGGTTATACTGGCGACAAAATGACCAGTGTCACCCACAACGGGTTCCAATATCTCTTTGACTACGACTCTATGGGACGAATTTCCGCCACCTATGTGGCCAGTGAAAATGGGGAAAAACGGCTCCTCTCCGGCAATACTTATGTTCCCGCTACCAATGGGGTCGCCAGTGGATTGGTGAAAAGCCTCACCTATGGCAATGGAGCCATTAAGTCCTATACATACGATCGTCAAGACCGCGTAATAGGGGTACGCTACGATGGAGATCAGAAAGACCGCTA
This genomic window contains:
- a CDS encoding ABC transporter ATP-binding protein codes for the protein MSENNNAEIFADEMDFETPDHAWQTVKRLWRSASEQHKRLAVVLASVVLYTFLSIIAPLYSAHIVDLLWNSIKETITTGAAFQVTWATGGRDIVFLLLIYLATALFYTLQSFLMSSFAEDLNLRLRTEISEKLNRLPLSFFDRTKTGAILSRTVNDLDKTSEALQTGMLKLFTAVGMVVGSLVMMFRFSILLTLVFLVFTGIALIATNFVSAKTLKSAMKRQQCVSNVTAQVEEAYSGRVIIKAFNQEENSSENMHKATEELAEATKKADFMINAINPVIRLINRFGQVLIAVLAGKMLLEGRLTVGVFQAFFQYANQASEPLTEAAYMVNSMQSALASLERIYKLLDEEELSSEPALPSVVDQAKGTVEFQNVRFGYTPDKILMHNINFSVKPGQKVAIVGSTGAGKTTLINLLMRFYELNGGKITLDGTNIKDMTRSNLRSNFGMVLQDTWLFGGTIAENIAYSKPDATREEIVAAAKAARVDFFVRTMSHGYDTVLSNDAENISIGQRQLLTIARVFLCDPAVIILDEATSSVDTRTEIEIGKAMKDLMKNRTSFVIAHRLSTIIDADLILFMQNGNIVEQGTHETLLKAKGAYADLYYSQFA
- a CDS encoding MarR family winged helix-turn-helix transcriptional regulator, encoding MQEKLNELLMDFNKINKECNELYHKVASKMGISDSAFSIFYTLYDLGDGCLQKDICYEFFANKQTVNSSIRKLVQEGYIYLKQGVGRDKHIFLTEAGKQFVEKYIVPVVQKENAAFTALKQEEQKELLRLANIYMESLRTKLNEL
- a CDS encoding ABC transporter ATP-binding protein, which gives rise to MKTIMRFIKPYKWLSFVTLLVMFLDVAGGLLIPTITADMINAGINGENMDYLIRSGILMLIVTVITSLGALLGSYFAADLSSKIGRDMRNALYDKSLAFSSYDFEQFGTGSMITRTLNDVNVVQQGVVWFIQMVLPVPAVCIMGIVMAFSIDTMMGFLLVGATVFILLLAIFVTRKASWIFDKLQKFLDRMNIVLRENVTGVRVIRAFNKEKYEEKRMRKSFEDYAEAAISANRLFAGLESIALFAINLIIVVILWLGGNRIGAGFMEIGDITALTQYAMMILFYIIMAQMVMILIPRAMICVRRISDVLHLTPEIQDGIASVDNSPKQIKDVIRFNNAGFRFADADENTLENLDFTCKRGETTAIIGSTGSGKSTIAKLILRFHDVTSGSVLLNGKDIRNMTQKELRDHISYVPQKTWLFSGTIADNLRHGNDRATELQMKHALSVAQSEFVYDLPDGLYSRVSQGGTNFSGGQKQRLSIARALAKKADLYIFDDSFSALDFKTDAALRKALADEVKDAAVLIIAQRISTIMNAEQIIVLEEGRVVGIGSHDFLMQTCPVYQDIAKSQMKGDVNHE
- a CDS encoding DNRLRE domain-containing protein; the protein is MKINKWIRSVALTLAFLLAAQVSPIQPFAQEAAANIQALQQQHQFWEEQPETSPSEISPQDIVGEIVEKREPNVKHFLLESGQIIAATYPQTVHELVDGQWQEIDNSLEKEPLTRSSNGDQEISNQAAGFRVSFSEGEGNKLIELQKESSSISWNLQDAGQKNLTISQPDGTEPSNPFAVKDVKSSGTYQDILPGTDIEYILNGTTIKENIVVENLSSIRSYQFDLECQNASAVLNEDKSITFLDGQGNIIFSMQAPVMYDAVGEYSDAVEVKLTPSENGYRYELIPDGGWMSEPERVYPITIDPTVETEQDTKGVQSTYIKESMPTTKLRNEARIWVGSASAKIPAACRALIKVTLPTLTPADFVTSTYLQLTPIATHYLGWNSDGIENYYFTAHRVTSDWDPSTVTWNTQPEFDPSVVDYKMARINNYDYNFNITEIAKEWYNTGVNTGLELQLNQEEGFCFFGEFGADSTMNDDPESYPILYITYMNTAGMENFWTYQTTSAGEAGSAFVQNHTGHLTYAHDDLGLGGNIMPVAISHVYNSTYKDENIGYGLGWQTNYDQTIKLETIGDRKYYIYRDSDGTKHSFDATESKDEYEDSSGLELKLKIDTGSSDARYVITDQDDNKLNFDQNGALKTVCNARDQKITISRDSAGKIQSIADGTNRIFTFAYDGGNLSSITTPDGRQQRMSYTDNQLTGIGYDDTTSNDDSKFTYGEHGLISAQSRFGDRVDMTYNANGNVILLEGSYVNEGTANKFSQLTFDYSIKETKVTDHKGRKSTYQFNEFGNTKCIYNDEGQAQFYKYYAPNDINPDGNGEPYGQNRMEMASDMQKVSCNLLQNNSFEEDGHWNGGNFSTEDAYEGKRSYCLTGSDSGEVTAVQYLELNKGDTYVFSSYVKNEEGDGESSTAGLSMEYKNASGAIVSSPISTVEKGNGWQRISATITLPSDASGRMVNLVLHKRGTGNAYFDCVQVEEGSVPNRFNLIENPDFYHYTGGTPWHWDNSHGYGMGWMDGQMEMGMTGNCYCMEGTPNLDCQAYDTVYVKGEEGTTLNYGGWILADSAPELHGEAAELNDITCLVRIELYSGDSKVQSQEVDANTFCDEWQFVGDTIIAKQSFDSVKVIFEYKNNVNRIYIDGAFLYKDYFGQSYRYDEDGNVISTTAYDKQESTFEYDTDNDMVKSTDPKGASYTYQYNDYHQPEVATSAEGIDYSYYYDQNGNIAQSQKTSRTSNTTGSAVYTEDGQYLTSQSDVFGNTVSYTYNDDGTVHTVTDAKGVVTTYTYDDLKRVIRVETTNGDESLDNQYGYTGDKMTSVTHNGFQYLFDYDSMGRISATYVASENGEKRLLSGNTYVPATNGVASGLVKSLTYGNGAIKSYTYDRQDRVIGVRYDGDQKDRYTYEYNSEGLLHSQTDTQNNVTVRYEYDLSKRLSKIHFGSEYTLQYHYDINNNLVKVEEIYGSTTQNTRYLYNQDDLVTQVMTAGGGYIDYDYSYDRRKNLYTKENLTSNADTYGFTGPEGSITMENSFAVAPVKNQPTATLTKSSEEDSITNYGSLHTTVPRPGEQYTISFWYQAQPGTAGTLRMQAFGENGSGEQVPLSDYAALELNGQNADGQYRYFETCIELEDPLYESVQWVSPTIQWVGGTGTISLNAVTFTNVYEDIWVPEGLSNTDTNNGGLATIVDSSSVNAPVPYDNTAKWEKTGSGRQWHGTYDAFRTSVPQPNEVWELSFYAKLDSDAAGTTMRFQFNGHDNIGSLWASKSTWEDIQLHADDQWHRYSVQVTMDEDLYNEGTSYIIPYLFWDSSDQAATLYLNGVSLHRVDNVWTKNQKGNFQEDYTAENIASPQINQIDSSDSPVETDPTTSISAPDGQTKTAAIRVIDGMLGGQTWTMSFWAKSTDDNPDHPSVPMEFDIRSNDLFGSISTLENVSRISVPNDSKWHFYTMTATIDEAFGADFTENGLRAWIKTSIAQQGTLLINAIQLTPGDTVRSFNHHINDGSLRNVTINTGSAQFNSAFLYDVDSQGREIVRVKHLIQNNQATSYEYDMMGHISRIYLPDGKEIAFAYDDLGQLIREDNGQINQTIVYTYDNAGNILQKETYPYTTGEVQPGNGSQTVYEYGDGIWKDLLTYQSDIGSIQYDEIGNPTMYGQWLLSWEAGRQLKSIISKAGLNLSFTYGENGLRTSKTSDGDRITYQVIDGVIRSLTKENWMGEETLTFQYSCGAVLSVIYQGEEYWYIKNAQGDITGLMDKNGEMVVTYTYDSWGVPVSREGSMKDTLGLLNPFRYREYIYDDESGLYYLQTRYYDPRVGRFLNADIMMASNGDFPSCSVFSYCSNDPVDGYDPSGMSEFQDNYMLAKKKYLARWGSGKQDEYKYSRYPSKNFGSGKQEEYNRPQQSLVDKAQKKNNNSKGFGIVGKTVSYGKAGMGAVCDAIGIGLSRELATPPQLSVISTAFSMPNFIAAHWTNDALTTNQKIAMTGYEVLTGMGGIALAYGISNCWNPTGWIGMVGAVFITVTYTIATNKLSDLLVERFTIMNEQEKIEALGITQ